One genomic segment of Epinephelus fuscoguttatus linkage group LG19, E.fuscoguttatus.final_Chr_v1 includes these proteins:
- the crhr1 gene encoding corticotropin-releasing factor receptor 1 isoform X40, whose protein sequence is MMPCCRSWRLTPRKTKVHYQVAVIINYLGHCISLGALLLAFTLFMRLRSIRCLRNIIHWNLISAFILRNATWFIVQLTMNPAVTESNQVWCRLVTAGYNYFHVTNFFWMFGEGCYLHTAVVLTYSTDKLRKWMFICIGWGIPFPIIVAWAFGKLYYDNEKCWFGKKAGVYTDYIYQGPMILVLLINFVFLFNIVRILMTKLRASTTSETIQYRYEVRHVTHHPEQVRGQTHHRPSRTGTRSDTSQTIQKRYEVRHIRDQNRYEVRHITDHPEQVRGQTHHRPSRTGTRSDTSQTIQNRYEVRHITDHPEQVRGQTRHRPSRTGTRSDTSQTIQNRYEVKTHQRPEQVRGQTPHRPSRTGTRSDTSQSLWRRSGEPGYSGYLTLKTLYCQCQYQRQIRRLPGEPDLCP, encoded by the exons ATGATGCCCTGCTGCAGAAGCTGGAGACTGACACCA aggaagACGAAGGTCCATTATCAGGTCGCTGTGATCATAAATTATCTGGGTCACTGTATCTCTCTGGGAGCTCTGCTGCTGGCCTTCACTCTATTCATGAGACTCAG gagTATCCGCTGCCTGAGGAACATCATCCACTGGAACCTGATCTCTGCGTTCATCCTGAGGAACGCCACCTGGTTCATCGTCCAGCTGACCATGAACCCCGCTGTCACCGAGAGCAACCAG GTGTGGTGCAGGTTGGTGACAGCAGGTTATAATTATTTCCATGTGACGAACTTCTTCTGGATGTTTGGTGAAGGGTGTTACCTGCACACCGCCGTCGTCCTCACCTACTCCACCGACAAGCTCAGGAAGTGGATGTTCATCTGCATCGGCTGGG GTATTCCATTTCCCATCATCGTGGCATGGGCTTTCGGGAAACTTTACTACGACAACGAGAA GTGCTGGTTTGGAAAGAAGGCGGGTGTTTATACAGACTACATCTACCAAGGTCCCATGATCCTCGTCCTACTG ATCAACTTTGTTTTCCTGTTCAACATTGTCCGGATCCTCATGACCAAACTGAGGGCATCGACCACCTCAGAGACCATCCAGTACAGGTACGAGGTCAGACACGTCACACACCATCCAGAACAGGTACGAGGTCAGACACATCACAGACCATCCAGAACAGGTACGAGGTCAGACACATCACAGACCATCCAGAAGAGGTATGAGGTCAGACACATCAGAGACCAGAACAGGTACGAGGTCAGACACATCACAGACCATCCAGAACAGGTACGAGGTCAGACACATCACAGACCATCCAGAACAGGTACGAGGTCAGACACGTCACAGACCATCCAGAACAGGTACGAGGTCAGACACATCACAGACCATCCAGAACAGGTACGAG GTCAGACACGTCACAGACCATCCAGAACAGGTACGAGGTCAGACACGTCACAGACCATCCAGAACAGGTACGAGGTCAAGACACATCAGAGACCAGAACAG GTACGAGGTCAGACACCTCACAGACCATCCAGAACAGGTACAAGGTCAGACACATCACAATCTCTGTGGAGACGCTCAGGTGAACCAGGTTACTCAGGTTACCTGACCCTAAAGACTTTGTACTGTCAGTGTCAGTATCAAAGACAGATCAGGAGACTTCCTGGAGAACCTGACTTGTGTCCTTAG